From the genome of Desulfobaculum xiamenense:
GAGAAAGACGATCATTCCAGCCCATCGCAACAGGGATCTTCCCTTCATCATGTTGTTGCCCCTCATCAAACTTGGCTGATGTTCCGTACCAGCGACCACGGCTGAGCGTTGAGACCATTCGGGCGGCGTGTGGCGTGCGCCCGTACCAGAGCCGGACCATCCCCGCGGTGGCGTGCGGGCCTTTGCGAAAAATGGCGCATTTTCAAGAGGGGGACCCCCTTGAGCATTTCCCCGGCAAAGCAAAGTCGTGCCGAAAGCGGACCGGAAAAATGCTTGAATTACAGCAAGTTACGCCTAAAAAAGCGTAAAACATACCGCGAAGGTATAGAATCTTTCCCTACCAGTCAAGTAGGGAACTCCGGACGGCAGGGTGCCGAAATGGCGGCGCAAAGCTAGATTTGGCGAGGGATTTGTGCTGAAAGTGTCAAGCGGACGACAGGACGAAAAAAAGGCCAAGGGGGAGATACCCCTTGGCCTCAAGCATTGCGCCGGGCGGGAGCATCCCGCAGGCAGCAGTGCGTTTTCGTGCATTTGCGCGCTTCTTCGACGAGTTGCGCGAAGGTGATGGAGTCGAGCTTTTCGAACATGGCCCGTCCGGCCTCCATCCATATCCTGCGGGTGAGGCAGGATTCGTCGCCGGCGTGGGGGTCGTCGTCTCCGCAGATGGCGAGAGGGTGTTCGCCTTCCAGTATGCGGACGATGGCTCCCACGGAAATGGCATCGAGCGGCATGGCGATGAGGTGCCCACCTCGGGGCCCCCGCTTGCTCTCGATGTACCCTCCGTTCTTCAACGTGCGTATGAGCTTCTCAAGATACTTCACCGAGATGCCCTGACGCCGTGAAATGTCACAGACCCGAACGGGTCCATCCTCGCTGTGCAGGGCGATGTCCAGCAGCAGCTTCGTCCCGTATCGGCTCTTCGTAGTCAGGCGCATGGCGCATTCCT
Proteins encoded in this window:
- a CDS encoding RrF2 family transcriptional regulator, yielding MRLTTKSRYGTKLLLDIALHSEDGPVRVCDISRRQGISVKYLEKLIRTLKNGGYIESKRGPRGGHLIAMPLDAISVGAIVRILEGEHPLAICGDDDPHAGDESCLTRRIWMEAGRAMFEKLDSITFAQLVEEARKCTKTHCCLRDAPARRNA